One window of the Vannielia litorea genome contains the following:
- a CDS encoding sensor histidine kinase: MAPVRDTGQTYEADVVLGEDWESPQSADHAMREKRARRGFLTLNRSPLARKIITFNLLGLLLLVAGVFYLNPFRDSLALQRESGLQAEAQLIADVFEVQLGGDPVALDASGVDAQAVVDGLDLSSGVEVFVFGQEETILGSTVGSENRSAVTQAQKERRTVITDFLNAIWEGMSSIFSTQSADIPDVDAEGLARAMVADAATGKTTVRTGSNAAGGTIFSVATPVIVGNQVVGVVAITSAQGEIDTLVRSEREQVLQMFVIAILVSIGLSLLLASTIANPIADLASAAEIGREKGGQKMSPNRVRIPDLTGRPDEIGRLSGALRGMVAALYDRIDANEQFAADVSHEIKNPLASLRSAVSSMRVAKRDDQRQKLLDVIEHDVRRLDRLVSDISNASRLDSELVKEEEENFDLLKMLGNLTEYLGGEAQRKGVEFITDVPRQPIRITGLEARLAQVFVNLITNALSFCEEGDAVRVWVRRRENRVLVVVEDTGPGIPEQALTKVFNRFYSERPEGQFGDHSGLGLAISKQIVEAHGGVIWAENIRPTHDDITSEPLGARFVVGLPV; this comes from the coding sequence ATGGCTCCCGTGCGGGATACTGGCCAGACATATGAAGCGGATGTGGTCCTCGGCGAAGACTGGGAAAGCCCCCAGAGCGCCGACCATGCCATGCGTGAAAAGCGGGCGCGTCGGGGCTTCCTGACGCTCAACCGCTCGCCGCTTGCCCGCAAGATCATCACGTTCAACCTTCTGGGCCTGCTGCTTCTGGTGGCAGGCGTCTTCTACCTCAACCCGTTCCGCGACAGCCTCGCTTTGCAGCGCGAGTCCGGCCTTCAAGCCGAGGCTCAGCTGATTGCCGATGTGTTCGAGGTTCAGCTCGGCGGCGACCCTGTGGCGCTCGATGCCAGCGGGGTGGACGCGCAGGCGGTGGTCGACGGGCTCGATCTTTCATCTGGCGTCGAGGTTTTCGTATTCGGGCAGGAAGAGACCATTCTGGGTTCCACCGTCGGCAGCGAGAACCGGAGCGCGGTGACCCAAGCGCAGAAAGAGCGCCGCACGGTCATCACCGACTTCCTCAACGCGATCTGGGAGGGGATGTCTTCAATCTTCTCGACCCAGAGCGCCGACATTCCTGACGTCGACGCCGAGGGCCTCGCCCGCGCCATGGTGGCCGACGCCGCCACGGGCAAGACCACCGTGCGCACCGGCTCCAACGCCGCGGGTGGCACGATCTTTTCGGTAGCAACCCCGGTGATCGTCGGCAATCAGGTGGTGGGCGTGGTGGCCATCACTTCGGCGCAGGGCGAGATCGACACGCTGGTGCGCTCCGAGCGCGAGCAGGTGCTGCAGATGTTCGTCATCGCCATTCTCGTCTCAATCGGCCTGTCGCTGCTTCTGGCTTCAACCATCGCCAACCCCATTGCCGACCTCGCCTCCGCCGCTGAGATTGGCCGCGAGAAGGGTGGGCAGAAGATGAGCCCCAACAGGGTGCGCATCCCCGACCTCACCGGCCGCCCCGACGAGATCGGGCGCCTCTCGGGCGCGCTGCGGGGCATGGTGGCTGCGCTCTACGACCGGATCGACGCGAACGAACAGTTCGCTGCCGATGTCAGCCACGAAATCAAGAACCCGCTGGCCAGCCTGCGTTCCGCCGTCAGTTCGATGCGGGTCGCCAAGCGTGACGACCAGCGCCAGAAGCTGCTCGACGTGATCGAGCATGACGTGCGTCGCCTCGACCGCCTCGTTTCCGATATTTCCAATGCCTCGCGGCTCGACAGCGAGCTGGTGAAGGAAGAGGAGGAGAACTTCGACCTGCTGAAGATGCTGGGCAACCTGACCGAGTATCTCGGCGGCGAGGCGCAGCGGAAGGGCGTGGAGTTCATCACCGATGTACCCCGGCAGCCGATCCGGATCACCGGCCTCGAGGCGCGCTTGGCGCAGGTCTTCGTGAACTTGATAACCAACGCGCTCTCCTTCTGCGAAGAGGGCGATGCCGTGCGGGTCTGGGTCCGCCGACGCGAAAACCGCGTGCTGGTGGTGGTCGAAGACACCGGCCCCGGCATCCCCGAACAGGCGCTGACCAAGGTGTTCAACCGTTTCTATTCCGAGCGGCCCGAGGGCCAGTTCGGCGACCACTCCGGCCTCGGCCTTGCGATCTCCAAGCAGATCGTCGAAGCGCATGGCGGTGTGATCTGGGCCGAGAACATCCGGCCCACCCATGACGACATCACCTCCGAGCCGCTCGGCGCACGCTTCGTGGTGGGCCTGCCCGTCTGA
- a CDS encoding HPr kinase/phosphorylase, which yields MAGQQKTEDPFFHASAVAFGARGVLILGPSGAGKSALAVELVSRGARLVGDDRLMISGAGGVLTARPRPGFEGQIECRGVGLLTVPSVSEAEIVLVVDAGRVERDRLPPAREIFLFGCSLPLLHRAEGAQFPAAVQLMLTGSQINSDPKEPPAR from the coding sequence ATGGCCGGGCAGCAAAAAACCGAAGATCCCTTCTTTCATGCCAGCGCTGTGGCGTTCGGGGCGCGCGGGGTGCTGATCCTCGGACCATCGGGAGCGGGCAAATCGGCCCTCGCGGTGGAGCTGGTCTCACGCGGGGCGCGGCTTGTTGGCGACGACAGGCTGATGATTTCAGGCGCGGGCGGCGTGCTGACCGCTCGGCCAAGGCCCGGCTTCGAGGGGCAGATCGAGTGCCGGGGCGTGGGCCTGCTCACCGTGCCGTCCGTGTCAGAGGCCGAGATTGTGCTGGTGGTGGATGCAGGCCGGGTTGAGCGTGACAGGCTGCCGCCAGCGCGCGAGATTTTCCTCTTCGGGTGCAGTCTTCCCTTGCTTCACCGCGCGGAGGGGGCGCAGTTTCCGGCAGCGGTGCAGCTGATGCTGACCGGCAGCCAAATCAACAGCGACCCCAAGGAGCCTCCGGCCCGATGA